The genomic DNA caattttctggGTCTCCTACAACCCCATATGGACAACTTTATAATAGCCAACACATCCTTTGTAACATTCTCCGTTTTCCTTTTccatattttattgttatatttggaaaataatattttattttatttatataacagaaattaaaaaattcattgaaattaagatatgttaaaattttatgtgATAGTACCAATTAAAATGGCATGTTCTAAGAAAATATTCAGAATTTGTAGTGATGGTAAATTGTTGATTAGCAACATTATTAGGATATTATTAAGGTATTTAAAAGTGCTGGCAGTTGAATATGTATTCTTGCCATCGGGGTGGATTCCCTGTTATCAAAAGACACTAGGATATTGGAAAGTGATCATATCATAATCTCTTATGGACTTGAAGGTGTCTGCCTTTTCTTTGGATGCATATTCTTCATCTTTCCTTTATGGGTTTCATTGGATTAGGTGTATTTCTGCTGCTTTGATTCCTGTCAATAGTTGCTTGTGTAGTTCTACCCAATATTTGAAAAACCAGACTGGACCAACTGGTCCAACCGGTCGAACCACCAGTTAGTATCCTTTCAAGTCTGGTTCGATTATTGGGCTGCTGATGAGGTTAAACCGGCTTCAAACAGGTTATCTCAGCAGTTCAACCACTGACGTGGCTGACTTGGCAGGTTCATCCAAAATCGGTTGCCACTAAATCTTTTTTCCCCACATACAAGTGAGGAATTTGATGGTAGGGCTATCAACCAAAAAATTCCAAACCTGAACCACTGGGCTACTATATTCCTTTATCATAAaacttaaaacaataaaatataatatgaccTACTTGTTTTCAGATAAAATTACATCtaaatcttttaaataaaaagcaaaCATTTACCTATGGTAAAAATACTATAGCTAAAATCTCatagtaatttttaagataatataataattgaatatataCCTGTTAAAAGACgataatgttaaaaataaaatcttatttcatTATTGAATCTATGCTATatgttatttataattaaatatgataaatatattaattacatggatttaaaatgttgatagatttattttatttttatctgaACTTACTTTGTTAAcgttaaaagtaaataaaatgaaagatctataaactttttaattatttatatatattttaaatttattataattatttttaatattaataatatataaattatatatttatttagacATGTTGATATCATGGATCGACCACAGTTCAACCATTAGTCTGATCATTAAACCATAAACTAGTAACTTTTTCGATTCAATGACCAGTCtagttctaaaaacattggttTCAGTTTCCATCCAATTGTTGTAGTCAATGATACTAATCTTTCCCTCGAATACAACGCTTTGTCTATGCCCTGCTTTTGTCAACTGATAATTCACAATATCTTGATCTAAAAGATTATATGATTGAATGTCTACTGGTGGCTTAATAGGTAACTTATGTTTCCAAATCCTCTGTATAATCATTGAAAAGGCAACCtgcaatttcttttattctatttctttgTACCTTTCCTTACATTTCCTATAtaaatatgatgcatatgaatcTTTAATTCAAAGACAgattttttatatctttgttCTTGATCATATCACGTTATGTATTAAGGCTGCTCAATTATGCAGCACCTTCCAGCGTGATCAGTATAGTTCTTACCATAGTTTTTAGAGCAGAACTATAAAGAAATCAGGACTGATAGTACCAATACCTAAGAAAGGACTCAGCTTGGTCTGGTTCTGCTGGAAATTTTTTCTACCAAAGTATGAACAATTTAAATCTTTTTGGGCAAAGGTATTatgtttgttgaatttttgtttgatcTCTGTTTAAGATTCAAATCTTACTGCTTTGCTATTTTAATATTCTGGCTCAGTTGCCTGATAGATCATGAGGTGTTTGAGtgagcataaataaataaattaattaattaataaataaaaatgccaAGTAGATATGAACTGGGTCGGTATAGTAAATATGCAAGGGCCTAGAATCTAGTTATAGTCTTATTCTTTGCTGAGGCTGTTGCTGTATCCCTTTATATTATCTATTTCTCTTATAAGTTCTCTTGAAAATATTCACTTTTTATGCCAATTCCTGACAAGATTTCCTTCAAGTAGTAGTTGGACAGTGTTGTCACCTTAATTCATTGTACTtgttgaaaaaattcaaagatagGAGATAGTCAATATCTTGCATTTCTTGTtaataaaagtagaaaacatTCTTTGACATGAAAATATTATGATTTCTTTGAAATTCTCTTCTGTAAAATgctatttgttttctaaatggGACTGTAGGTAATGTTAAAATGGAATTTGTGTTCCTTTTACAGATATTAGGCTTGGAGGAAAAAATAGCTGGCCTTAAAATTATCCATGTTGCTGGAACTAAAGGGAAGGtacttttccattttaattAGTTAACATAATTTGCTTAAACAATTGGGTTAGGCTTCAAATTATCATTACAAATCTCATCCTAGCATGGGATCACAGTAAGAACGAAAGGCGAATTGACTTCCTTGTTTAGCCTATATCGCTCCtaccctttctcttttcttcgtTTCTAGCCTGCCTCTAAAGTTCTCTGCTGTCACCTAGGCCTGAGAGATGCCTCCTATTGTGCTTTAATCAGACTCCCTGCCCCTGATATTGCTGCAGCCCTATTTGTTGACGAAGGGCCTCTTGGAGCACCTGCTGCTCCAGCTCTTAGAATTTGAAACTTACCTTTACAATTGTATCAAACCTTATTGTTGATACCATATGCCACACCAATATTTTTTGCAAATACTTCTGGTTGTCTATACCTTTACAATCCCTATGACATGGCAACCTTCAAAAACCTGAAATGCAATAAACTTATGGGCATAGGCACTATTGTCATAAAAGTCCTTTTTTGTTAGAAATAACTTAATCAAagtccttttttgtttttcaggGTTCAACATGCACATTTTGTGAGGCAATTTTGCGGGAGTGTGGCTTTCGAACCGGACTCTTCATTTCCCCTCACCTAATTGATGTGAGGGAAAGATTACGTATAGATGGGTTAGTGGTCAAATGCATTCCTCTATCACTATCTGCATAATCTTTTATCTTTAGTTTTACTTAAACATTGTTTGaacatctctctctctgtcgCATGCGTATCATGAtataaattttaggaaataataataataatcataatatgaGACACAATAAGAATGGCAATCTATAACAGAGATGGCTAGGAGGTTGTATTGGCATCTTAACATCGATATTTGTACTCAAGATTAATTGAGTGAAAATTCCAAGTTTGCAAGATTCACAGGCAGCTAACTTTTTCCCCAAAATTGTTAGATATTTTAATGCTTCAGTTTTCTCCTTTGCTTCATTGCTTCACATCCttttttgtttctgataaaaaaaataaaaaaaataaaaaagacttgCTTCACATCCTTTGAATAATGACTTTTGGCAAATAATAGCAAGCCAATGATATGTGAGATCAACTTTTACATCTTTTATGCTGTGTCTTGGGATGCATGTATGGATTTGAACTCCCAAGTAGACTCCAGCAGAAAATTTCATCCTTATTGCACCTTTTTTCCcgaatttttgaattatttgttgctgattgaaaaaaaaagaaaaagaaaaaaaaagacggTTGGAGGGTAATAACAGGGATTCACTTGAGGCAAGTGGCAGGAGTAAAGATACAATTCTTTGATACACATGCGAGTTTTTTTAAACCATGGATGTGTGAACCAGGATAAAAACATATCTCTCATTATGTTTGTTAGCAACCAACTTATTTTTAACCTGAAGCCATATTCTTAGTTTATTTGAATGCTGAATAGTGAATACTAAAAGTCAGCATTCAACCAGTGTACCTTGGTTTATaacttttgattataaacaTATTCACTTTGCTTagttatcaaaataaataaataaagactgCTAACGACAAAAAGTATTTTATTCTAATGGATGCCCTTCAATTCTTATACAGCTTGGACATTTCTGAGGAAAAATTTCTCATGCATTTTTGGGATTGTTGGAACCAGTTGAAGGTATTGCTCAATGCTTGCTTATGATTATTGGAAgagtatatttttattgtacaaacccttttcataaattaaatccAATACAGGAATAGGtacttgctaaaaaaaaaaaaaatatgtaatctACATTTTCTGTGAAGATGTACCACCAGTTAACTTTTGACAGGATCAATTTGCATTTTAATCAGAGACCAAGTGTGGTTCTCAAGCACTATAACATGACCTTTTCTGTCATGGTTTTGGACCAGCCAGTATATTGGTTCCACTTAGGATATTACCAGTTTTATCTATGGGTAGTCATGCAGAAGTCATTTTTGCATTTGAAAACATGCCTGTGTCTATTGGATGAAAAGAAGGCTTGTGAAATTATGCTGAGCTGGCTGccatttcataaaaaacaatcaGAGAATAAGTTCAAGATACTAGATTCTTCCTGCTTTAAGCAGGTGAATATTTCAGTGGTTTGGGTTAACAGTTGTAGGCTGCGAAGttgaaagaagtaaaaaaataaaaatttggcaTAAGCTTGTTTTGACTGAAGTTATATTCCAGTTCCTCACTGTTTTGGGACATATACATGTTATATAGTGATGACTCTGAGTCTGGCAACCTAAGACAGCCTCAAATTTCTACTAGTTCTAAAGGATTTCTTTGATCCCTCCTACCTTTAAAATACATGTAATTGCTTGTGATATCTATAACTCCAAATTATGCTGCCCAACACACCCATCAATTCCATTACtgttatttgaatttatttagtTGAATTTTTAAACTGCATATTTGCAcagtaaaaattgttttgctTGTGATTGATCACTAAACATTTGGGTGGCAATTGATGGCTGCCCACTTGTCATTTTAAGGTCACTAAATCCTGCTATCCTATGATCTAATCCTAATATCCTGTTGATGCTTCCTGTATTTGAATTACATAGAGAAAGCAGGAAACTATTACTGGCTCTTAGAGACTCACCAGATATTAGGATGGCTTCCTTGAAGCTGTTTGGCTTCTTTGTGTTGCTTCATTTTGTAAGCTCTGTTCTTCAAGTGATTGTTGGTGATAGCAGAAATGTTCTTTTGAGACTCTGTGAATGATTCTTCTCACCAAGGTGGCACTTTGGGGAGAGTGATAAGCGAGAGACTGTTAAAGGACAATCCACAGAGGATAGAGTGGAAACGTTCTGGTTGAGTGTTTTTGCAAGTTTCCACAATCTAGCATATCTActcaatttattattgtttttatttcttggaaTGACATGGCAACCAcctaaatattatattaattttcttttcctgatTTTATTCCATGGTATATTATATTGTTTCAAGAGTATGGGATAGAAAAACtcgataaaaagaaaaataactcaGCTTATAAACAAGAGAAATGGATTACTCAAAGTCATGTTTATGTATCTTGTCAAAGTTGTTCACTTTTCATTAAAGATATTCATGATGAGCAGTTTTTTGAGATTAAGTGGTCTTGTAATTTTGAGGTTCTTAGCATTGATCAATCattaggcttttttttttttttttttttgataggaaacgacagataaatatattgatagaattaagaagtacaaaagaaggatgaggaatcctcccacaaaAGCAAACTAAACAataagaatacaaaaacaagaaactaaaaggtaacaacaacaaacaaactctcttaGCTAGACCACCTCATTGGAGCTACACACTGCTAGTCAGTCTAGTTGcaacacattaaggggaataTCCTTAAAAACAATCATTAGGCTTTTAGGTAATTGATTCTTACCACTCAGTGAGAAACATATAAAAGGATAAGGAAACTAAAGGTAAGTAATTTTTAGCCTGTCTGTTGCATGTATCTATGTTATGTTTCGCagtatttgtttctttttccttttccttataTATAGAGATATATGTATATTATCCCTTATTCTGCTTCCAAATTAAAAACGTTTAAATGTAAATTCCTATAGcttagaaatttcaattttgcaGGAAAAAGTTACAAATGACTTGCCAATGCCTCCATTATTCCAGTTCCTCTCTGTTTTGgcattcaaaatatttacatGCGAAGAGGTGAGTTGGGTATTTTGTAATTACTATTGTACCTTATGTAAGTTTTGTGAGACTTTAATTTGGAACTGGTTATGAATGTGCAGCTAGTGTTCTCTTTTCCTATCAATTCTGAGtgagactttatttttatttttctttgttgtttcatAATATATCTGGCATTGAAAATAGCTTCCATTCACAGGTGGATGTTGCTATTATTGAGGTTGGTCTTGGGGGAAAGAGGGATTCAACAAATGTGGTATATATCTGCTCATAGAGTCACCTGCATTGATTGTTGAGTTAATCATTATCTAAGAAAAGCttaaaaacatacaaaaatTCTGTTCTTCTCCTTGGCTTGTTTTTgaaacaattctagaaaattaAGTTGGGAATGAAGTCCATGGTAATGGAATTTGGTGATAAAACTGATGCAGATCAAAGAACCTGTTGTTTGTGGTATTACTTCTTTGGGGATGGATCACACTGAGACATTGGGTGAGTTATTTTCTAGAAATATCACCCTACTGAACAAATGTTCTCAAATTTTGCTTACTATTGTATATCAGTGCTTGTATGTAATGCATTTGGTAGCTGGTCCTGAATTTgacttttctctctctctctctcacacacacacacatatgtaCACACACACGCCCGCACGcacacatacacacatataCATAATGGAAGTTGAAttcatgagaaaataaagagggtTTTTACGTTTTGAGCTGGTGTATTTATGGTTTACCATAATGATATTCAGGAGATACCCTTGGAAAGATAGCTTCGCACAAAGCTGGAATTTTCAAGGTGTAGTGCTCTTATATATGCAATTTCAACGAGAATGAATCTGCTTTCTTTAGTAATGATTAATTTATTgcactatttttctttttattatctgAATTGGCAGTTTTCATTTTCAAGTGTTTACTGAACTGGGCTGATTTCTTCCCTGCTCCTGAAGCCTCAAATTCCTGCATTCACAGTACCCCAACTTTCTGAGGCAATGGATGTTCTTCAGCAGAGAGCCCATGAACTAGAGGTACCTCATCCTCCTTGGTTCTATTGTCTATGCTAATCATGATGTAAAGATGTGAtaaggtttatttatttttggtcattttattatattttttgtttggagGGTCTTTTATGTGTGTGTATCtatggggtgggggtggggAGATGTGTTTGGGGTTTTGGTTTTGTGTCAATTTGACATGTTGATGAAATTAGTTTATTTCCTTGACATGATGCAGTAATCTTATCCATGGAAAAACACCATATCTTATGGATTGGATCCAAAGTAATATTTTAGCTAGTGACCAAATTGGATCATGATTTGAATGCAATCCTGATGGATGAATCTCTAAGATATACATCAAGAAAGGGCATTAGTATTAGATGCAATTGAAGTAGGATTAgcattacttggaattaaattaggattagtatttgTTGAAGTTAAATTAGAAGTAGCCAATTAGGTTATAGGagaattagagtcataataaattatttgaatcctagtagacttttgatttcttagagaagcgtATAAATAAGGGCAATTGACATCAATTGATtgatgattaataatattacGTTTTTTTGTTGGATCTCTTCAACTCcagaatattatattttttataaagaaaggTTGAAGTGAATTCTCTGAAGAGAAAATGGATTATGGGAGTgcgtgagaaaaaaaaaaaaagtcttttttttctcctcgTAAGTTAAGTAAAAAAGATGAATTGAATACATTTCGCGGTTGTGAGAACCGTTTGAATCCATGCACACCACATTAATAATTGACCTGATTCCAACATTGAATAAATCTACAGATAAGAATATTTGTCCATCTGtaatgaaaataacatttatagGAATATAAGTTGAAATATATCCCAATTGGGTCTTAGGATTGGATCAGATTGGAAAATAGAAAGAACTTTGTGGAAAATCGTTAGGTATGAATATGTTAGATACTTGTGACTCGACCAACATCTACATTTACattttccctctatttttcatttaatacaAGTTTGAACCTAAGTTTCGCTAAAGTTAAATCCACTTTTATTCTCTCTTACTTTATTCCCATCCTTTTATTACTCTACACTATACTTCTGGGTCTTTCAACTAATTTAACCTTTTGAATAAGTATGAAGTATTAACATTCTTTTTGAATGAGAGTAGAGAAGACGctatatgaaacaaaaaaatataaaaaagaagaggaaCATAATCTTTGAAATCATATAGTTACCTCATGGGGAGTTAGCTACAGCCACGAATGATATCAATACTATTGTTGCTTTAGCTTTACTCACACCAGTGGCCTATTTCTATGTGGGTCTTATCAAAAAGCGATTAGGTTATTTCGATGAATACATTCAATCGGCTTCAATCCTTTTATCCATTAACATTGGTCtaaaattcttgaaaaaataGCTTTTTATGATTACATCAACAATAATTCGGCAAAAAAGGTGTATGACTGGCATAACATTTACGATtggattaaaaataacatagaCTTCAAGCAatttggagaagaaaaaattacTTGAATAAATGGTAGAATTAAGACAATAGAGAAAAGCCAAAAACTTTATCTTTTATTCCTTTCCTTAAACcctacaatatatatatatgtagagagagagagagagagaagataagaagaagaagggatAAACCTAAGGGTCACGCTAAGGCCTTCTAAGTGTCTCAcctataagaaaatcaatgcaACGTAtgcaaaaaaacataatattatcaattatcaaatatcaatcAATTAATACTTTGGTTTATATCAATGAACCTTATTTATAAGTTTCTCTAATAAATTCAAAGTCTAttaggattctaataacctattatgattctaattcttcTATAACCTAATTAGCTACTCTTAATTCAACTCCAACAAATACTAATCCTAGTTTAATTTGAAGTAATATTAATACCACTTTAATGtaactaatactaattccctttcttgatatcttggagattcatcctcatcaataTTAACCACaatttggtgaattccttttaaCATGCTGTTTTTTGCCTGACTGAAATCAATTTGATTATGCATTTATGTATTCATATCAATTCTTTATGTGTATGATTGAATGAATAATTAGTAAATTCATTTTGCTTATGTATATTAGCATTCTAGTAAAAATTTTACTTCTAGAAAgacaataaaattgaaaaactaatCCATGCAGAAGAGTCTGAATCTTATCcaaattcaatatattatttttttgcatcAAACACTGGATACCACCTACCTCCTATTTGAACCCACATCGACAGGCCCAGTCATTTCTCATGGGTATACATCCTCATACTATTCTAAACTGTTCAAATTGAGGTTGAAATCAGAAGCACACCAAATGACAATGCTATACATCCTTATACTATTTCCAACTGTTCAAATTGAATTGTAGAACTGATTACTTTTGAATGGTTGGTCTATATGtacattttatatattcattcttGTACTGCAACATTTTCTGTATGTTctactctttctctctctccacaTATTCACACAGACTAGCACACATATACTCACAACTGTTGGTAGCATTCTCAAATGATATGTTCTTATTCAATTGCAGGTTCCTTTAGAAGTAGCAGCACCACTTGATCATAAGAAGTTGAAAGGCTTGAAGCTTAGTTTGTCTGGTGATCACCAGTTTATTAATGCTGGCCTTGCTGTTTCCCTCTGTAAATGTTGGCTTCGAAGTACAGGAAATTGggaaaaactattaaaaaatgttggtTGAATTCCATTGCCCTTTATCATTCATTatgctttacatggaaaacaTGGAATAATGCATATCTGgtttataatttcataaaacCTTTTCCAGTTATTGTCATGAGAACTACAGAATGTTTAGAGAGAGGGTGTTTGAAATCTTTGAAGTGGATGGCTGCTAAAaaccttaattttattaaagcaGGAAAGAGAATATTTTGGCAGGATTGGGCCATAGATCTgtatagttttaaatattttgggcATTGTAAAACAtgcatttttccctttttgtatTGGAAAATTATATCATCCAAAGAATTAGGAATATGTTTTAAGATTTTTCTTCATGAGTGTGGATTTAATTGTTTGCATACTTCTTCTAACTGCTCAATGTTTGGGAATAAAAAATCAGGCTAACCAGGAAGATGATTTGCTTGAGGCATTCCTCAGAGGTCTTTCAACTGCACGCCTTTCTGGAAGGGCTCAGACTGTATATGACACTCCTCTGAAGTCATACAATTTGTCAGAAGCTACTGAAAATTCCTTTGGAGATCTAATCTTTTACTTGGATGGAGCTCACAGTCCTGAAAGCATGGATGTTTGTGCCAGATGGTTCTCAAATGCTGTGAAAGAAAGGAGGAATTCACCATCATCTTCCTTTGTCGAGGTTGGAAATATGGTGAATGGTTACATTCATCACAAGAAGGAAAATACTGAGGAAtctaataaaatatcaaagcaGGTGACATTCATATCCGATAATGAGATGCAATGTCCTCTATGCAGATGCTTTAAGTGCTTCTAGACAGCTTATATTGATTTCATTATCTGGCTCCTTATACAGCAGTTGACGTTTCTTGTTATTTGTAGCTAGTGTTATTGGTTTCCTAATATGACTCCTCATGagtgttctttttcttttttttatataaattcctTGTAGATTCTTTTATTCAACTGCATGGAGGTGAGAGACCCACATATTCTGCTTCCACAGCTTGTGAGGACATGTGCTTCATCAGGTGCTGTTGCTTCACTTGGTCATATTATTGTTTTCCCTTCACATGTGGAACCTCATGGCTGATAAATAACCATAATGCTCTGTTCCTTTCTACATTTCAAAAAAAGCTATACTCAACTGTTAGTAGTAATCTGCCATGTTAATCTTGTACTATCTTCTCTTATACTAAGTTACATCTTTGTTGAATGTGGTAAAATATGTCGTTACTTGTAACCTAAATCCATGTCCTTTTTTATCCTAGTCAGCCATTACAAGCCTTCAAATTGATTGTATCACTCCATCTCAAAACTGATGTCACTGGTTTGCTTCCCTGAACAAGGGCAATTGATCTCAAATCAAGTCTTCTTTTCAATAAGTGCTCCATTTCTTTATTTGAACAAATTtcttaaaggaaaaacatgTCGGAAAAGTTCACTTGAAAGTCAAACTCAAATGAAAAGACAATGGTATATGTGCTTCATACTGGACTAGGGCAGTAAAACAACTTGCTTCCATATTTTTTAAGCAGAATCGGGGTAGAATTTTGGAGAAATATTACAGCTGACAGGATTCTAAGCTGTCAACTCATGGAGATAAAGTAGGTGATTTAATGAGGTGGCCTAGTTGACACTATTTTTTCAGCTGAAAATAATCTGGCAGGTTCTTGTTTTCCCTTTACTTCTTTCAAGAAAAGTTCTGCTTGTTTATATGAGACCTGACAAAGCATTAATGCATTCAGGTACTCATTTTTCGAAAGCCCTTTTTGTCCCAAGTATATCAACATACAACAAGGTTACTTCCGGTGATTCAATTGTTCCATTGAATCTTCCTGCCAGGGATTTGTCATGGCAATTCAATCTCCAGAGAATTTGGGAGAAGATAATCCATAACAAAGGTAAACTGCTCCATGGTTTTGCATTCTAAAAAagttagtattttatttctctttttcttatcagtctcactttgttttttttatcctttgttTTGTTGTTGCGAGTGGTGCCATATTGTGAGAAACCAACAAAGGATTGTTTCATTAAATGCTTCTCTAATCGTTATTTAGCTGGTATAGTGGTTGGTGTTGAGCCTAATCTATTTGCAAGTGAAATTGCATCTAAATACTAAATGATTAAGATTCTTGGAAAACATTTTGTGGGGACAATGTAAGGAATTTTTAAGCAATTCCCCTATTGTTGTTGTGAGTTTAACTGCCCCAATTGtggttttctgatttttttccGCAATGATGTTAGGAATAAATCGTGACATGTGACTGTTGTTTGAGGGGGAATCTATGAATGAGGTATTGGTGTCACTGGTAATAGGTAGTTCATTGTTAATCGATGTGTGAATCATCAGCTTCCTAATTGAgataacacacacacacacacacacacacacatatagaCACACATAATTGACAAATTttatccacaaaaaaaaaaagggggaagaaGATGAAAGTAGAAATTAGAAagcaaggggaaaaaaaaaagagcaagaataaagtataaaattaggaaacaaggttttttttcttgggttttCTTAATAGAACATTTCAAAACACATGAAGGTGCTTTACTTCACTAATAATACATTTGACCTATCTTTTCTAATTTATTGACCATCCCTGGTTTGGGCCTCTAATTTTATCCTATAAAGAATTGAATTAAAGCATACTACAACCTGATAAAGGAGAGAGAAgctctcatttcattttttttaaagaaagaaagaaagatattttAGTAGCGATTCACATATTTGGCCATTTTGGTTAAATCATAGCATCACTAATTAATATCAATGATTAGAGGACTGGGAAATCAGGGAGGATCACACCATGAAGACTTAAACTCTCATCCAAATTCTGAATTTGCATGGTGGTGAAAGTCACTCATGCATTTAACAATGTTGTGGTGATTGTGCTTAAGCTTCTGGATACTGACTAGACTTGCACTTTTTCCTGTTCACTTGCATGGGCAGATGTTGTGGTTGATGAGAGTTTCAAGATGGATAGCCCTAGGAATTTACCACCCTTTGAATTCCTTTATGAGAATGGCTCAAGTGGCAGTCCTTCAAGTAAATGTCTTTCTTCCAGTGCAGTTATGCCCTCATTGCCTTTGA from Vitis riparia cultivar Riparia Gloire de Montpellier isolate 1030 chromosome 8, EGFV_Vit.rip_1.0, whole genome shotgun sequence includes the following:
- the LOC117920554 gene encoding folylpolyglutamate synthase isoform X1 — protein: MLLHTGIYLRHRMLRVSEWKLPVRSTWRVSCLPAYLDTCDLTRSSFRYAKISYQTMENMKSTIECSEELPLSSSYEMAMEALSSLITSQKRGGRSSVSGKYGKLDRMSMYLKILGLEEKIAGLKIIHVAGTKGKGSTCTFCEAILRECGFRTGLFISPHLIDVRERLRIDGLDISEEKFLMHFWDCWNQLKEKVTNDLPMPPLFQFLSVLAFKIFTCEEVDVAIIEVGLGGKRDSTNVIKEPVVCGITSLGMDHTETLGDTLGKIASHKAGIFKPQIPAFTVPQLSEAMDVLQQRAHELEVPLEVAAPLDHKKLKGLKLSLSGDHQFINAGLAVSLCKCWLRSTGNWEKLLKNANQEDDLLEAFLRGLSTARLSGRAQTVYDTPLKSYNLSEATENSFGDLIFYLDGAHSPESMDVCARWFSNAVKERRNSPSSSFVEVGNMVNGYIHHKKENTEESNKISKQILLFNCMEVRDPHILLPQLVRTCASSGTHFSKALFVPSISTYNKVTSGDSIVPLNLPARDLSWQFNLQRIWEKIIHNKDVVVDESFKMDSPRNLPPFEFLYENGSSGSPSSKCLSSSAVMPSLPLTIRWLRDCVKENPSLRLQVLVTGSLHLVGDVLKLLRR
- the LOC117920554 gene encoding folylpolyglutamate synthase isoform X3, whose amino-acid sequence is MLLHTGIYLRHRMLRVSEWKLPVRSTWRVSCLPAYLDTCDLTRSSFRYAKISYQTMENMKSTIECSEELPLSSSYEMAMEALSSLITSQKRGGRSSVSGKYGKLDRMSMYLKILGLEEKIAGLKIIHVAGTKGKGSTCTFCEAILRECGFRTGLFISPHLIDVRERLRIDGLDISEEKFLMHFWDCWNQLKEKVTNDLPMPPLFQFLSVLAFKIFTCEEVDVAIIEVGLGGKRDSTNVIKEPVVCGITSLGMDHTETLGDTLGKIASHKAGIFKPQIPAFTVPQLSEAMDVLQQRAHELEVPLEVAAPLDHKKLKGLKLSLSGDHQFINAGLAVSLCKCWLRSTGNWEKLLKNANQEDDLLEAFLRGLSTARLSGRAQTVYDTPLKSYNLSEATENSFGDLIFYLDGAHSPESMDVCARWFSNAVKERRNSPSSSFVEVGNMVNGYIHHKKENTEESNKISKQILLFNCMEVRDPHILLPQLVRTCASSGTHFSKALFVPSISTYNKVTSGDSIVPLNLPARDLSWQFNLQRIWEKIIHNKGSCHRVIASSRRCTKAIKEVII
- the LOC117920554 gene encoding folylpolyglutamate synthase isoform X2, coding for MLLHTGIYLRHRMLRVSEWKLPVRSTWRVSCLPAYLDTCDLTRSSFRYAKISYQTMENMKSTIECSEELPLSSSYEMAMEALSSLITSQKRGGRSSVSGKYGKLDRMSMYLKILGLEEKIAGLKIIHVAGTKGKGSTCTFCEAILRECGFRTGLFISPHLIDVRERLRIDGLDISEEKFLMHFWDCWNQLKEKVTNDLPMPPLFQFLSVLAFKIFTCEEVDVAIIEVGLGGKRDSTNVIKEPVVCGITSLGMDHTETLVPQLSEAMDVLQQRAHELEVPLEVAAPLDHKKLKGLKLSLSGDHQFINAGLAVSLCKCWLRSTGNWEKLLKNANQEDDLLEAFLRGLSTARLSGRAQTVYDTPLKSYNLSEATENSFGDLIFYLDGAHSPESMDVCARWFSNAVKERRNSPSSSFVEVGNMVNGYIHHKKENTEESNKISKQILLFNCMEVRDPHILLPQLVRTCASSGTHFSKALFVPSISTYNKVTSGDSIVPLNLPARDLSWQFNLQRIWEKIIHNKDVVVDESFKMDSPRNLPPFEFLYENGSSGSPSSKCLSSSAVMPSLPLTIRWLRDCVKENPSLRLQVLVTGSLHLVGDVLKLLRR